In Hippoglossus stenolepis isolate QCI-W04-F060 chromosome 20, HSTE1.2, whole genome shotgun sequence, the following are encoded in one genomic region:
- the LOC118099144 gene encoding DNA (cytosine-5)-methyltransferase 3A isoform X4: MPSNSPAATETPQTPAKDTVVDVCEDGADQDSPEEGTPASPRTKRRVGRPGRKRKQLLPEMATSDPCANAPPTPPEEPEASPAPRKKRGRRKLERTKRNKDEPDDRSCVSPKECVQGETGRLRRRPVPRVTFQAGDPYYISRRQRDEWLSRWKIEAERRAYREAEMSMMDELTEADFRKEEEPASPAPPPSQQHTDPASPTVAVTPEPVARGDQATPNEVEYQDGRGFGIGTLVFGKLRGFSWWPGRIVSWWMSGRSRAADGTRWVMWFGDGKFSVVCVEKLMLLSSFSSAFHQPTYNKQSMYRKAIFEALQVASVRAGRPVPSCDASDDADGVDIQTRQMIEWAMTGFLPKGPQSLEPPEEEQNPYKEVYPEMWAEPEAAYTPPPAKKPRKNLAEKAKIREVIDEGTRERLICEIKKKTRNIEDICISCGSLNVSLEHPLFSGAMCQGCKNSFLECAYQYDDDGYQSYCTICCGGREVLMCGNNNCCRCFCVECVDLLVGAGSAAIAIKEDPWNCYMCGPRNTHGLLRRRDDWPCRLQHFFANNHEQDFEPAKLYPPVAAEKRQPIRVLSLFDGIATGLLVLRDLGIQIDKYVASEVCEDSITVGLVRHHGRIMYVGDIRNVTRKHIDEWGPFDLVIGGSPCNDLSIVNPARKGLYEGTGRLFFEFYRLLHEARPKPGDERPFFWLFENVVAMGVSDKRDISRFLESNPIMIDAKEVSAAHRARYFWGNLPGMSRPLAAMVNDRLDLQECLEHGRHAKFEKLRTITTRSNSVKQGKDEHFPVYMDNKEDILWCTEMERVFGFPVHYTDVSNMSRLARQRLLGRSWSVPVIRHLFAPLKEFFACN, encoded by the exons TGTGAAGATGGAGCGGACCAGGACAGTCCGGAGGAGGGGACGCCGGCGAGCCCCCGCACCAAGCGCAGAGTGGGCCGCCCTGGAAGGAAACGCaagcagctgcttcct GAGATGGCGACCTCTGACCCTTGTGCAAATGCCCCCCCAACCCCGCCTGAGGAGCCGGAGGCCTCCCCCGCCCCTCGCAAGAAGCGTGGGCGTCGGAAACTAGAGCGAACCAAGAGGAATAAGG aCGAGCCAGACGACAGAAGCTGCGTCTCCCCCAAAGAG tgtgtgcagGGTGAGACCGGGAGGCTGCGGAGGAGGCCAGTCCCCCGGGTGACTTTCCAGGCCGGCGACCCGTACTACatcagcaggagacagagagacgagtGGCTCAGCCGCTGGAAGATAGAG GCGGAGCGGCGGGCgtacagagaggcagagatgagCATGATGGACGAACTGACAGAGGCCGACTTTCGGAAAGAGGAGGAACCGGCCAGCCCAGCGCCTCCGCCTTCACAACAGCACACGGACCCCGCGTCCCCCACAGTCGCCGTGACGCCGGAGCCGGTCGCCAGGGGAGACCAGGCCACACCCAATGAGGTAGAGTACCAG GATGGCCGGGGCTTTGGCATCGGCACGCTGGTGTTCGGGAAGCTGCGAGGTTTCTCATGGTGGCCCGGCAGGATCGTCTCCTGGTGGATGAGCGGCCGGAGTCGAGCCGCCGACGGCACCCGCTGGGTCATGTGGTTCGGCGACGGCAAATTCTCTGTG GTTTGTGTGGAGAAGCTGATGCTGCTGAGCTCGTTCTCATCTGCCTTCCACCAGCCCACCTACAACAAACAGTCCATGTACAGGAAAGCCATCTTCGAGGCTCTGCAG gtgGCCAGTGTGCGGGCGGGGAGGCCAGTCCCTTCCTGTGATGCGAGCGATGATGCCGACGGCGTGGACATTCAGACCAGACAGATGATAGAGTGGGCAATGACCGGCTTCCTGCCCAAAGGTCCACAGTCACTGGAACCTCCAGAAG aggagcagaatccATACAAAGAGGTGTACCCGGAGATGTGGGCGGAGCCTGAGGCAGCGTACACGCCTCCGCCTGCGAAGAAACCGCGCAAGAACCTCGCCGAGAAAGCAAAGATCCGAGAAGTGATCGACGAGGGGACCAGAG aGAGACTCATATGCGAGATCAAAAAGAAAACCAGGAATATAGAAG ATATCTGTATTTCCTGCGGGAGCCTCAACGTCTCCCTGGAGCATCCTCTCTTTTCAGGAGCCATGTGTCAGGGTTGCAAA AACTCCTTCCTGGAGTGTGCCTACCAGTACGATGACGACGGCTACCAGTCCTACTGCACCATCTGCTGTGGAGGCAGGGAAGTGCTCATGTGTGGCAACAACAACTGCTGTAG gtgtttctgtgtggagtgtgtggaTCTGCTGGTCGGAGCCGGCTCAGCAGCGATAGCCATCAAAGAAGACCCCTGGAACTGTTACATGTGTGGCCCCCGCAACACCCACGGGTTACTGCGGCGACGGGACGACTGGCCCTGCAGACTCCAGCACTTCTTCGCCAACAACCACGAACAGGACTTC GAGCCAGCCAAGTTGTATCCTCCAGTGGCGGCAGAGAAgagacagccaatcagagtcctctctctgtttgacGGCATTGCCACAG GTCTGCTGGTGCTGAGGGATTTGGGCATCCAGATCGACAAGTACGTGGCGTCTGAGGTGTGTGAAGACTCCATTACTGTCGGCCTGGTACGACACCACGGACGCATCATGTACGTGGGAGACATTCGCAACGTAACCCGCAAACAT ATTGACGAGTGGGGACCTTTTGATCTGGTGATAGGAGGAAGCCCCTGTAACGACCTCTCCATAGTCAACCCTGCACGCAAAGGCCTTTACG AGGGAACTGGCCGGTTGTTTTTTGAGTTTTACCGACTGCTGCACGAGGCGCGACCGAAGCCCGGCGACGAGCGGCCGTTCTTCTGGCTGTTTGAGAACGTGGTCGCGATGGGAGTCAGCGACAAACGGGACATCTCTCGCTTTTTAGAG TCTAATCCAATAATGATCGACGCCAAGGAAGTCTCGGCCGCGCACCGCGCTCGCTATTTCTGGGGCAACCTGCCAGGCATGTCCAG ACCCCTGGCAGCCATGGTGAATGACAGGCTGGACCTACAGGAGTGCCTCGAGCATGGGCGCCATGCCAAG tttgagAAGTTGCGTACGATAACGACACGCTCCAACTCTGTGAAGCAGGGGAAAGACGAGCATTTCCCCGTCTACATGGACAACAAGGAGGACATCCTCTGGTGCACGGAGATGGAGAG GGTGTTCGGTTTCCCCGTCCACTACACCGACGTGTCCAACATGAGTCGTCTGGCCAGGCAAAGGCTGCTGGGACGTTCCTGGAGCGTCCCCGTCATCAGGCACCTCTTCGCCCCACTCAAGGAGTTCTTCGCCTGCAACTAG
- the LOC118099144 gene encoding DNA (cytosine-5)-methyltransferase 3A isoform X1: MERGGGPSERATHRLNEAAPGASEGLSHVLICSVYFFLHFLNLASSKPLVAMPSNSPAATETPQTPAKDTVVDVCEDGADQDSPEEGTPASPRTKRRVGRPGRKRKQLLPEMATSDPCANAPPTPPEEPEASPAPRKKRGRRKLERTKRNKDEPDDRSCVSPKECVQGETGRLRRRPVPRVTFQAGDPYYISRRQRDEWLSRWKIEAERRAYREAEMSMMDELTEADFRKEEEPASPAPPPSQQHTDPASPTVAVTPEPVARGDQATPNEVEYQDGRGFGIGTLVFGKLRGFSWWPGRIVSWWMSGRSRAADGTRWVMWFGDGKFSVVCVEKLMLLSSFSSAFHQPTYNKQSMYRKAIFEALQVASVRAGRPVPSCDASDDADGVDIQTRQMIEWAMTGFLPKGPQSLEPPEEEQNPYKEVYPEMWAEPEAAYTPPPAKKPRKNLAEKAKIREVIDEGTRERLICEIKKKTRNIEDICISCGSLNVSLEHPLFSGAMCQGCKNSFLECAYQYDDDGYQSYCTICCGGREVLMCGNNNCCRCFCVECVDLLVGAGSAAIAIKEDPWNCYMCGPRNTHGLLRRRDDWPCRLQHFFANNHEQDFEPAKLYPPVAAEKRQPIRVLSLFDGIATGLLVLRDLGIQIDKYVASEVCEDSITVGLVRHHGRIMYVGDIRNVTRKHIDEWGPFDLVIGGSPCNDLSIVNPARKGLYEGTGRLFFEFYRLLHEARPKPGDERPFFWLFENVVAMGVSDKRDISRFLESNPIMIDAKEVSAAHRARYFWGNLPGMSRPLAAMVNDRLDLQECLEHGRHAKFEKLRTITTRSNSVKQGKDEHFPVYMDNKEDILWCTEMERVFGFPVHYTDVSNMSRLARQRLLGRSWSVPVIRHLFAPLKEFFACN; the protein is encoded by the exons TGTGAAGATGGAGCGGACCAGGACAGTCCGGAGGAGGGGACGCCGGCGAGCCCCCGCACCAAGCGCAGAGTGGGCCGCCCTGGAAGGAAACGCaagcagctgcttcct GAGATGGCGACCTCTGACCCTTGTGCAAATGCCCCCCCAACCCCGCCTGAGGAGCCGGAGGCCTCCCCCGCCCCTCGCAAGAAGCGTGGGCGTCGGAAACTAGAGCGAACCAAGAGGAATAAGG aCGAGCCAGACGACAGAAGCTGCGTCTCCCCCAAAGAG tgtgtgcagGGTGAGACCGGGAGGCTGCGGAGGAGGCCAGTCCCCCGGGTGACTTTCCAGGCCGGCGACCCGTACTACatcagcaggagacagagagacgagtGGCTCAGCCGCTGGAAGATAGAG GCGGAGCGGCGGGCgtacagagaggcagagatgagCATGATGGACGAACTGACAGAGGCCGACTTTCGGAAAGAGGAGGAACCGGCCAGCCCAGCGCCTCCGCCTTCACAACAGCACACGGACCCCGCGTCCCCCACAGTCGCCGTGACGCCGGAGCCGGTCGCCAGGGGAGACCAGGCCACACCCAATGAGGTAGAGTACCAG GATGGCCGGGGCTTTGGCATCGGCACGCTGGTGTTCGGGAAGCTGCGAGGTTTCTCATGGTGGCCCGGCAGGATCGTCTCCTGGTGGATGAGCGGCCGGAGTCGAGCCGCCGACGGCACCCGCTGGGTCATGTGGTTCGGCGACGGCAAATTCTCTGTG GTTTGTGTGGAGAAGCTGATGCTGCTGAGCTCGTTCTCATCTGCCTTCCACCAGCCCACCTACAACAAACAGTCCATGTACAGGAAAGCCATCTTCGAGGCTCTGCAG gtgGCCAGTGTGCGGGCGGGGAGGCCAGTCCCTTCCTGTGATGCGAGCGATGATGCCGACGGCGTGGACATTCAGACCAGACAGATGATAGAGTGGGCAATGACCGGCTTCCTGCCCAAAGGTCCACAGTCACTGGAACCTCCAGAAG aggagcagaatccATACAAAGAGGTGTACCCGGAGATGTGGGCGGAGCCTGAGGCAGCGTACACGCCTCCGCCTGCGAAGAAACCGCGCAAGAACCTCGCCGAGAAAGCAAAGATCCGAGAAGTGATCGACGAGGGGACCAGAG aGAGACTCATATGCGAGATCAAAAAGAAAACCAGGAATATAGAAG ATATCTGTATTTCCTGCGGGAGCCTCAACGTCTCCCTGGAGCATCCTCTCTTTTCAGGAGCCATGTGTCAGGGTTGCAAA AACTCCTTCCTGGAGTGTGCCTACCAGTACGATGACGACGGCTACCAGTCCTACTGCACCATCTGCTGTGGAGGCAGGGAAGTGCTCATGTGTGGCAACAACAACTGCTGTAG gtgtttctgtgtggagtgtgtggaTCTGCTGGTCGGAGCCGGCTCAGCAGCGATAGCCATCAAAGAAGACCCCTGGAACTGTTACATGTGTGGCCCCCGCAACACCCACGGGTTACTGCGGCGACGGGACGACTGGCCCTGCAGACTCCAGCACTTCTTCGCCAACAACCACGAACAGGACTTC GAGCCAGCCAAGTTGTATCCTCCAGTGGCGGCAGAGAAgagacagccaatcagagtcctctctctgtttgacGGCATTGCCACAG GTCTGCTGGTGCTGAGGGATTTGGGCATCCAGATCGACAAGTACGTGGCGTCTGAGGTGTGTGAAGACTCCATTACTGTCGGCCTGGTACGACACCACGGACGCATCATGTACGTGGGAGACATTCGCAACGTAACCCGCAAACAT ATTGACGAGTGGGGACCTTTTGATCTGGTGATAGGAGGAAGCCCCTGTAACGACCTCTCCATAGTCAACCCTGCACGCAAAGGCCTTTACG AGGGAACTGGCCGGTTGTTTTTTGAGTTTTACCGACTGCTGCACGAGGCGCGACCGAAGCCCGGCGACGAGCGGCCGTTCTTCTGGCTGTTTGAGAACGTGGTCGCGATGGGAGTCAGCGACAAACGGGACATCTCTCGCTTTTTAGAG TCTAATCCAATAATGATCGACGCCAAGGAAGTCTCGGCCGCGCACCGCGCTCGCTATTTCTGGGGCAACCTGCCAGGCATGTCCAG ACCCCTGGCAGCCATGGTGAATGACAGGCTGGACCTACAGGAGTGCCTCGAGCATGGGCGCCATGCCAAG tttgagAAGTTGCGTACGATAACGACACGCTCCAACTCTGTGAAGCAGGGGAAAGACGAGCATTTCCCCGTCTACATGGACAACAAGGAGGACATCCTCTGGTGCACGGAGATGGAGAG GGTGTTCGGTTTCCCCGTCCACTACACCGACGTGTCCAACATGAGTCGTCTGGCCAGGCAAAGGCTGCTGGGACGTTCCTGGAGCGTCCCCGTCATCAGGCACCTCTTCGCCCCACTCAAGGAGTTCTTCGCCTGCAACTAG
- the LOC118099144 gene encoding DNA (cytosine-5)-methyltransferase 3A isoform X2, producing the protein MERGGGPSERATHRLNEAAPGASEGLSHVLICSVYFFLHFLNLASSKPLVAMPSNSPAATETPQTPAKDTVVDVCEDGADQDSPEEGTPASPRTKRRVGRPGRKRKQLLPEMATSDPCANAPPTPPEEPEASPAPRKKRGRRKLERTKRNKDEPDDRSCVSPKECVQGETGRLRRRPVPRVTFQAGDPYYISRRQRDEWLSRWKIEAERRAYREAEMSMMDELTEADFRKEEEPASPAPPPSQQHTDPASPTVAVTPEPVARGDQATPNEDGRGFGIGTLVFGKLRGFSWWPGRIVSWWMSGRSRAADGTRWVMWFGDGKFSVVCVEKLMLLSSFSSAFHQPTYNKQSMYRKAIFEALQVASVRAGRPVPSCDASDDADGVDIQTRQMIEWAMTGFLPKGPQSLEPPEEEQNPYKEVYPEMWAEPEAAYTPPPAKKPRKNLAEKAKIREVIDEGTRERLICEIKKKTRNIEDICISCGSLNVSLEHPLFSGAMCQGCKNSFLECAYQYDDDGYQSYCTICCGGREVLMCGNNNCCRCFCVECVDLLVGAGSAAIAIKEDPWNCYMCGPRNTHGLLRRRDDWPCRLQHFFANNHEQDFEPAKLYPPVAAEKRQPIRVLSLFDGIATGLLVLRDLGIQIDKYVASEVCEDSITVGLVRHHGRIMYVGDIRNVTRKHIDEWGPFDLVIGGSPCNDLSIVNPARKGLYEGTGRLFFEFYRLLHEARPKPGDERPFFWLFENVVAMGVSDKRDISRFLESNPIMIDAKEVSAAHRARYFWGNLPGMSRPLAAMVNDRLDLQECLEHGRHAKFEKLRTITTRSNSVKQGKDEHFPVYMDNKEDILWCTEMERVFGFPVHYTDVSNMSRLARQRLLGRSWSVPVIRHLFAPLKEFFACN; encoded by the exons TGTGAAGATGGAGCGGACCAGGACAGTCCGGAGGAGGGGACGCCGGCGAGCCCCCGCACCAAGCGCAGAGTGGGCCGCCCTGGAAGGAAACGCaagcagctgcttcct GAGATGGCGACCTCTGACCCTTGTGCAAATGCCCCCCCAACCCCGCCTGAGGAGCCGGAGGCCTCCCCCGCCCCTCGCAAGAAGCGTGGGCGTCGGAAACTAGAGCGAACCAAGAGGAATAAGG aCGAGCCAGACGACAGAAGCTGCGTCTCCCCCAAAGAG tgtgtgcagGGTGAGACCGGGAGGCTGCGGAGGAGGCCAGTCCCCCGGGTGACTTTCCAGGCCGGCGACCCGTACTACatcagcaggagacagagagacgagtGGCTCAGCCGCTGGAAGATAGAG GCGGAGCGGCGGGCgtacagagaggcagagatgagCATGATGGACGAACTGACAGAGGCCGACTTTCGGAAAGAGGAGGAACCGGCCAGCCCAGCGCCTCCGCCTTCACAACAGCACACGGACCCCGCGTCCCCCACAGTCGCCGTGACGCCGGAGCCGGTCGCCAGGGGAGACCAGGCCACACCCAATGAG GATGGCCGGGGCTTTGGCATCGGCACGCTGGTGTTCGGGAAGCTGCGAGGTTTCTCATGGTGGCCCGGCAGGATCGTCTCCTGGTGGATGAGCGGCCGGAGTCGAGCCGCCGACGGCACCCGCTGGGTCATGTGGTTCGGCGACGGCAAATTCTCTGTG GTTTGTGTGGAGAAGCTGATGCTGCTGAGCTCGTTCTCATCTGCCTTCCACCAGCCCACCTACAACAAACAGTCCATGTACAGGAAAGCCATCTTCGAGGCTCTGCAG gtgGCCAGTGTGCGGGCGGGGAGGCCAGTCCCTTCCTGTGATGCGAGCGATGATGCCGACGGCGTGGACATTCAGACCAGACAGATGATAGAGTGGGCAATGACCGGCTTCCTGCCCAAAGGTCCACAGTCACTGGAACCTCCAGAAG aggagcagaatccATACAAAGAGGTGTACCCGGAGATGTGGGCGGAGCCTGAGGCAGCGTACACGCCTCCGCCTGCGAAGAAACCGCGCAAGAACCTCGCCGAGAAAGCAAAGATCCGAGAAGTGATCGACGAGGGGACCAGAG aGAGACTCATATGCGAGATCAAAAAGAAAACCAGGAATATAGAAG ATATCTGTATTTCCTGCGGGAGCCTCAACGTCTCCCTGGAGCATCCTCTCTTTTCAGGAGCCATGTGTCAGGGTTGCAAA AACTCCTTCCTGGAGTGTGCCTACCAGTACGATGACGACGGCTACCAGTCCTACTGCACCATCTGCTGTGGAGGCAGGGAAGTGCTCATGTGTGGCAACAACAACTGCTGTAG gtgtttctgtgtggagtgtgtggaTCTGCTGGTCGGAGCCGGCTCAGCAGCGATAGCCATCAAAGAAGACCCCTGGAACTGTTACATGTGTGGCCCCCGCAACACCCACGGGTTACTGCGGCGACGGGACGACTGGCCCTGCAGACTCCAGCACTTCTTCGCCAACAACCACGAACAGGACTTC GAGCCAGCCAAGTTGTATCCTCCAGTGGCGGCAGAGAAgagacagccaatcagagtcctctctctgtttgacGGCATTGCCACAG GTCTGCTGGTGCTGAGGGATTTGGGCATCCAGATCGACAAGTACGTGGCGTCTGAGGTGTGTGAAGACTCCATTACTGTCGGCCTGGTACGACACCACGGACGCATCATGTACGTGGGAGACATTCGCAACGTAACCCGCAAACAT ATTGACGAGTGGGGACCTTTTGATCTGGTGATAGGAGGAAGCCCCTGTAACGACCTCTCCATAGTCAACCCTGCACGCAAAGGCCTTTACG AGGGAACTGGCCGGTTGTTTTTTGAGTTTTACCGACTGCTGCACGAGGCGCGACCGAAGCCCGGCGACGAGCGGCCGTTCTTCTGGCTGTTTGAGAACGTGGTCGCGATGGGAGTCAGCGACAAACGGGACATCTCTCGCTTTTTAGAG TCTAATCCAATAATGATCGACGCCAAGGAAGTCTCGGCCGCGCACCGCGCTCGCTATTTCTGGGGCAACCTGCCAGGCATGTCCAG ACCCCTGGCAGCCATGGTGAATGACAGGCTGGACCTACAGGAGTGCCTCGAGCATGGGCGCCATGCCAAG tttgagAAGTTGCGTACGATAACGACACGCTCCAACTCTGTGAAGCAGGGGAAAGACGAGCATTTCCCCGTCTACATGGACAACAAGGAGGACATCCTCTGGTGCACGGAGATGGAGAG GGTGTTCGGTTTCCCCGTCCACTACACCGACGTGTCCAACATGAGTCGTCTGGCCAGGCAAAGGCTGCTGGGACGTTCCTGGAGCGTCCCCGTCATCAGGCACCTCTTCGCCCCACTCAAGGAGTTCTTCGCCTGCAACTAG
- the LOC118099144 gene encoding DNA (cytosine-5)-methyltransferase 3A isoform X3, with translation MERGGGPSERATHRLNEAAPGASEGLSHVLICSVYFFLHFLNLASSKPLVAMPSNSPAATETPQTPAKDTVVDVCEDGADQDSPEEGTPASPRTKRRVGRPGRKRKQLLPEMATSDPCANAPPTPPEEPEASPAPRKKRGRRKLERTKRNKDEPDDRSCVSPKECVQGETGRLRRRPVPRVTFQAGDPYYISRRQRDEWLSRWKIEAERRAYREAEMSMMDELTEADFRKEEEPASPAPPPSQQHTDPASPTVAVTPEPVARGDQATPNEVEYQDGRGFGIGTLVFGKLRGFSWWPGRIVSWWMSGRSRAADGTRWVMWFGDGKFSVVCVEKLMLLSSFSSAFHQPTYNKQSMYRKAIFEALQVASVRAGRPVPSCDASDDADGVDIQTRQMIEWAMTGFLPKGPQSLEPPEEEQNPYKEVYPEMWAEPEAAYTPPPAKKPRKNLAEKAKIREVIDEGTRERLICEIKKKTRNIEDICISCGSLNVSLEHPLFSGAMCQGCKNSFLECAYQYDDDGYQSYCTICCGGREVLMCGNNNCCRCFCVECVDLLVGAGSAAIAIKEDPWNCYMCGPRNTHGLLRRRDDWPCRLQHFFANNHEQDFEPAKLYPPVAAEKRQPIRVLSLFDGIATGLLVLRDLGIQIDKYVASEVCEDSITVGLVRHHGRIMYVGDIRNVTRKHIDEWGPFDLVIGGSPCNDLSIVNPARKGLYEGTGRLFFEFYRLLHEARPKPGDERPFFWLFENVVAMGVSDKRDISRFLESNPIMIDAKEVSAAHRARYFWGNLPGMSRPLAAMVNDRLDLQECLEHGRHAKGKDEHFPVYMDNKEDILWCTEMERVFGFPVHYTDVSNMSRLARQRLLGRSWSVPVIRHLFAPLKEFFACN, from the exons TGTGAAGATGGAGCGGACCAGGACAGTCCGGAGGAGGGGACGCCGGCGAGCCCCCGCACCAAGCGCAGAGTGGGCCGCCCTGGAAGGAAACGCaagcagctgcttcct GAGATGGCGACCTCTGACCCTTGTGCAAATGCCCCCCCAACCCCGCCTGAGGAGCCGGAGGCCTCCCCCGCCCCTCGCAAGAAGCGTGGGCGTCGGAAACTAGAGCGAACCAAGAGGAATAAGG aCGAGCCAGACGACAGAAGCTGCGTCTCCCCCAAAGAG tgtgtgcagGGTGAGACCGGGAGGCTGCGGAGGAGGCCAGTCCCCCGGGTGACTTTCCAGGCCGGCGACCCGTACTACatcagcaggagacagagagacgagtGGCTCAGCCGCTGGAAGATAGAG GCGGAGCGGCGGGCgtacagagaggcagagatgagCATGATGGACGAACTGACAGAGGCCGACTTTCGGAAAGAGGAGGAACCGGCCAGCCCAGCGCCTCCGCCTTCACAACAGCACACGGACCCCGCGTCCCCCACAGTCGCCGTGACGCCGGAGCCGGTCGCCAGGGGAGACCAGGCCACACCCAATGAGGTAGAGTACCAG GATGGCCGGGGCTTTGGCATCGGCACGCTGGTGTTCGGGAAGCTGCGAGGTTTCTCATGGTGGCCCGGCAGGATCGTCTCCTGGTGGATGAGCGGCCGGAGTCGAGCCGCCGACGGCACCCGCTGGGTCATGTGGTTCGGCGACGGCAAATTCTCTGTG GTTTGTGTGGAGAAGCTGATGCTGCTGAGCTCGTTCTCATCTGCCTTCCACCAGCCCACCTACAACAAACAGTCCATGTACAGGAAAGCCATCTTCGAGGCTCTGCAG gtgGCCAGTGTGCGGGCGGGGAGGCCAGTCCCTTCCTGTGATGCGAGCGATGATGCCGACGGCGTGGACATTCAGACCAGACAGATGATAGAGTGGGCAATGACCGGCTTCCTGCCCAAAGGTCCACAGTCACTGGAACCTCCAGAAG aggagcagaatccATACAAAGAGGTGTACCCGGAGATGTGGGCGGAGCCTGAGGCAGCGTACACGCCTCCGCCTGCGAAGAAACCGCGCAAGAACCTCGCCGAGAAAGCAAAGATCCGAGAAGTGATCGACGAGGGGACCAGAG aGAGACTCATATGCGAGATCAAAAAGAAAACCAGGAATATAGAAG ATATCTGTATTTCCTGCGGGAGCCTCAACGTCTCCCTGGAGCATCCTCTCTTTTCAGGAGCCATGTGTCAGGGTTGCAAA AACTCCTTCCTGGAGTGTGCCTACCAGTACGATGACGACGGCTACCAGTCCTACTGCACCATCTGCTGTGGAGGCAGGGAAGTGCTCATGTGTGGCAACAACAACTGCTGTAG gtgtttctgtgtggagtgtgtggaTCTGCTGGTCGGAGCCGGCTCAGCAGCGATAGCCATCAAAGAAGACCCCTGGAACTGTTACATGTGTGGCCCCCGCAACACCCACGGGTTACTGCGGCGACGGGACGACTGGCCCTGCAGACTCCAGCACTTCTTCGCCAACAACCACGAACAGGACTTC GAGCCAGCCAAGTTGTATCCTCCAGTGGCGGCAGAGAAgagacagccaatcagagtcctctctctgtttgacGGCATTGCCACAG GTCTGCTGGTGCTGAGGGATTTGGGCATCCAGATCGACAAGTACGTGGCGTCTGAGGTGTGTGAAGACTCCATTACTGTCGGCCTGGTACGACACCACGGACGCATCATGTACGTGGGAGACATTCGCAACGTAACCCGCAAACAT ATTGACGAGTGGGGACCTTTTGATCTGGTGATAGGAGGAAGCCCCTGTAACGACCTCTCCATAGTCAACCCTGCACGCAAAGGCCTTTACG AGGGAACTGGCCGGTTGTTTTTTGAGTTTTACCGACTGCTGCACGAGGCGCGACCGAAGCCCGGCGACGAGCGGCCGTTCTTCTGGCTGTTTGAGAACGTGGTCGCGATGGGAGTCAGCGACAAACGGGACATCTCTCGCTTTTTAGAG TCTAATCCAATAATGATCGACGCCAAGGAAGTCTCGGCCGCGCACCGCGCTCGCTATTTCTGGGGCAACCTGCCAGGCATGTCCAG ACCCCTGGCAGCCATGGTGAATGACAGGCTGGACCTACAGGAGTGCCTCGAGCATGGGCGCCATGCCAAG GGGAAAGACGAGCATTTCCCCGTCTACATGGACAACAAGGAGGACATCCTCTGGTGCACGGAGATGGAGAG GGTGTTCGGTTTCCCCGTCCACTACACCGACGTGTCCAACATGAGTCGTCTGGCCAGGCAAAGGCTGCTGGGACGTTCCTGGAGCGTCCCCGTCATCAGGCACCTCTTCGCCCCACTCAAGGAGTTCTTCGCCTGCAACTAG